In Malus sylvestris chromosome 15, drMalSylv7.2, whole genome shotgun sequence, a single genomic region encodes these proteins:
- the LOC126605416 gene encoding glucose-6-phosphate isomerase 1, chloroplastic-like, with amino-acid sequence MASISGIYSASPTITRHLKPASSLRKDSASVSVAFPGRIKSADRGFALSVARDVSAELAKTTDGAPSKKKGLVKDPHALWRRYVDWLYQHKELGLFLDVSRVGFTDEFVSEMEPRFQAAFKAMEELEKGAIANPDERRMVGHYWLRNPKLAPTSFLRLQIEKTLEALLKFSNDVVSGKIKPPSSPEGRFTQILSVGIGGSALGPQFVAEALAPDNPPLKIRFIDNTDPGGIDHQIAQLGPELASTLVIVISKSGGTPETRNGLLEVQKAFREAGLNFAKQGVAITQENSLLDNTARIEGWLARFPMFDWVGGRTSEMSAVGLLPAALQGIDIKEMLAGGDLMDEANRTTVLRNNPAALLALCWYWASDGVGSKDMVVLPYKDSLLLFSRYLQQLVMESIGKEFDLDGNRVNQGLTVYGNKGSTDQHAYIQQLRDGVHNFFATFIEVLRDRPPGHDWELEPGVTCGDYLFGMLQGTRSALYSNDRESITVTVEEVTPRSVGALIALYERAVGIYASLVNINAYHQPGVEAGKKAAGEVLALQKRVLAVLNEASCKDPVEPLTLEEVADRCHATEDIEMIYKIIAHMAANDRAIIAEGNCGSPRSIKVFGGECNVDALYG; translated from the exons ATGGCTTCAATCTCCGGCATTTACTCTGCTTCTCCGACGATCACGCGCCACCTGAAACCGGCGAGTTCGCTGCGGAAGGATTCCGCTTCGGTTTCTGTTGCGTTTCCCGGCCGGATCAAATCGGCCGATCGCGGCTTTGCTCTGTCGGTGGCTCGGGACGTCTCGGCGGAGTTAGCGAAGACCACCGATGGGGCTCCGAGTAAGAAGAAGGGGCTGGTGAAGGACCCACACGCTCTGTGGCGGAGGTACGTTGACTGGCTGTACCAGCACAAGGAGCTCGGGTTGTTTCTGGATGTGAGTCGGGTCGGGTTCACGGACGAGTTCGTTTCCGAAATGGAGCCCCGGTTCCAGGCGGCGTTCAAGGCCATGGAGGAGCTGGAGAAGGGCGCGATTGCTAATCCCGATGAGCGCCGCATGGTCGGCCATTACTGGCTCCGAAACCCAAAGCTCGCCCCCACCTCGTTCCTCAGGTTGCAGATTGAGAAGACCCTCGAGGCACTTCTGAAGTTCTCGAACGACGTCGTCAGCGGTAAG ATTAAGCCGCCATCTTCGCCGGAAGGTCGGTTTACTCAGATACTATCAGTTGGAATTGGAGGCTCAGCACTTGGACCACAGTTCGTTGCTGAGGCATTAGCTCCGGATAACCCTCCTCTTAAG ATAAGATTTATTGACAATACCGATCCAGGAGGAATTGATCATCAGATTGCACAGCTTGGGCCCGAGCTGGCTTCAACACTTGTCATTGTGATTTCAAAG AGTGGAGGTACTCCTGAAACTAGAAATGGGTTACTGGAAGTACAGAAGGCCTTCCGTGAGGCTGGCCTGAACTTTGCAAAACAG GGTGTCGCTATAACTCAAGAAAATTCATTATTGGACAACACTGCCAGAATTGAGGGATGGTTAGCTAGATTCCCCATGTTTGACTGGGTTGGTGGCAGAACATCTGAAATGTCTGCAGTTGGTCTTCTTCCGGCAGCACTGCAG GGGATTGATATTAAAGAAATGCTCGCTGGTGGAGACTTGATGGATGAGGCAAACCGAACCACTGTG CTTAGGAATAATCCGGCTGCGTTGCTTGCTTTATGCTGGTATTGGGCTTCTGATGGGGTGGGATCAAAG GATATGGTTGTTCTTCCTTACAAGGATAGCCTATTATTATTTAGTCGGTATTTACAACAGCTGGTCATGGAATCTATTGGGAAGGAATTTGACCTTGATGGAAATCGG GTGAATCAAGGACTTACTGTCTATGGAAATAAAGGGAGCACAGATCAGCATGC CTACATTCAACAACTGAGAGACGGCGTGCACAATTTCTTTGCGACATTCATTGAAGTACTACGTGATAGGCCGCCAGGTCATGATTGGGAGCTTGAACCCGGCGTCACATGTGGTGACTACCTGTTCGGAATGCTGCAG GGAACAAGGTCAGCTCTTTATTCAAACGACCGAGAGTCGATTACGGTTACAGTGGAAGAAGTGACACCAAGATCTGTTGGCGCTCTTATAGCACTTTATGAGAGAGCAGTCGGGATATATGCTTCACTTGTCAACATTAACGCTTACCATCAACCTG GTGTTGAAGCTGGGAAAAAGGCAGCTGGAGAAGTATTAGCCCTTCAGAAGCGGGTTTTAGCAGTGCTCAATGAGGCCAG CTGCAAGGATCCTGTCGAACCATTAACGCTTGAAGAAGTAGCTGACCGGTGCCACGCTACTGAAGAT ATTGAAATGATCTACAAGATCATCGCTCACATGGCGGCCAATGACAGAGCAATTATCGCTGAAGGCAACTGCGGTTCACCGCGAAGCATCAAAGTTTTCGGCGGGGAGTGTAATGTTGATGCGTTGTACGGTTAA